A genomic stretch from Setaria italica strain Yugu1 chromosome VII, Setaria_italica_v2.0, whole genome shotgun sequence includes:
- the LOC101778080 gene encoding 2-oxoglutarate-dependent dioxygenase DAO — translation MAAAAEVPVIDLRLAGSASEESARLRAACERQGCFRVTGHGVPRGLLAEMKAAVRALFDLPDDAKRRNTDVIPGSGYVAPSATNPLYEAFGLIDAAAPADVDAFCACLDAPPHLRATVKSYAERMHDVIVDVAGKLASSLGLEEHSFGDWPCQFRINRYNYTEDTVGSPGVQTHTDSGFLTVLQEDECVGGLEVLDPATGEFVPVDPVAGSFLINIGDVGTAWSNGRLHNVRHRVQCVAPVPRFSIAMFLLAPKDDRVSAPEAFVDADHPRRYREFKYDDYRRLRLSTGERAGEALARLAV, via the exons atggcggcagcggcggaggtccCCGTGATCGACCTGCGCCTCGCCGGCTCGGCGTCGGAGGAGTCGGCGCGCCTGCGGGCCGCGTGCGAGCGGCAGGGCTGCTTCCGGGTGACCGGGCACGGCGTGCCCCGGGGGCTCCTGGCCGAGATGAaggccgccgtgcgcgcgcTCTTCGACCTCCCCGACGACGCCAAGCGCCGCAACACCGACGTCATCCCCGGCAGCGGCTACGTCGCGCCCAGCGCCACCAATCCGCTCTACGAGGCCTTCGGGctcatcgacgccgccgcgcccgccgacgTCGACGCCTTCTGCGCGTGCCtcgacgcgccgccgcaccTCAG GGCGACCGTGAAGAGCTACGCGGAGCGGATGCACGACGTGATCGTCGACGTCGCCGGCAAGCTGGCCTCGAGCCTGGGGCTGGAGGAGCACTCGTTCGGGGACTGGCCGTGCCAGTTCCGCATCAACCGGTACAACTACACGGAGGACACGGTGGGCTCCCCCGGCGTGCAGACCCACACGGACTCGGGCTTCCTCACCGTGCTCCAGGAGGACGAGTGCGTCGGCGGCCTCGAGGTGCTGGACCCCGCCACCGGCGAGTTCGTGCCCGTCGACCCCGTCGCCGGTTCCTTCCTCATCAACATCGGCGACGTCGGCACG GCCTGGAGCAACGGGAGGCTGCACAACGTGAGGCACCGGGTGCAGTGCGTCGCGCCGGTGCCGCGCTTCTCCATCGCCATGTTCCTGCTCGCGCCCAAGGACGACAGGGTGAGCGCGCCGGAGGCGTTCGTGGACGCCGACCACCCGCGCCGCTACAGGGAGTTCAAGTACGACGACTACAGGAGGCTCCGGCTGTCCACCGgcgagcgcgccggcgaggcgctCGCGCGGCTGGCGGTGTGA